One genomic region from Candidatus Binataceae bacterium encodes:
- the asnS gene encoding asparagine--tRNA ligase produces the protein MAGMAWVYIEDLSKHVGQDVELRGWLYNKRSSGKIHFLQLRDGTGICQCVATLNDLGPELFAAADHMGQETSLVVTGAVRADKRAPGGYELGIKSLRIVAASSDYPITPKDHGVAFLLDHRHIWTRSSRQHAILRVRSEVEAACRDFFHARGFVLFDAPVLTPTSCEGTTNLFELDYFGERKAYLTQSGQLYAEAGALAFGKVYTFGPTFRAEKSKTRRHLTEFWMVEPEVAYFELDDDMHLAEDFVSFIVRRVLERRATELATLERDITKLKPAAETPYPRISYDDAIERLKKKGMTVKWGDDFGGDEETALSEEFDRPVMVHRYPTVCKAFYMKQDPTRTDVALCVDMLAPEGHGEIIGGGQREDDYETLRNKILAQNLPLEPFEWYLDLRRYGSVPHAGFGMGIERMTGWLCGIHHIRECIPFPRMMERLEP, from the coding sequence ATGGCGGGCATGGCGTGGGTCTATATCGAGGATCTGTCGAAGCACGTGGGGCAGGATGTCGAGCTCCGCGGATGGCTCTACAACAAACGCTCGAGCGGCAAGATTCATTTTCTTCAGCTTCGCGATGGCACCGGGATCTGCCAGTGCGTCGCGACGCTGAACGATCTCGGACCCGAGCTTTTCGCCGCCGCCGATCACATGGGCCAGGAAACTTCGCTGGTGGTGACCGGCGCGGTGCGCGCGGACAAGCGCGCGCCCGGCGGCTATGAGCTCGGAATCAAGTCGCTCAGGATCGTCGCGGCGTCGAGCGATTATCCGATTACGCCCAAGGATCATGGCGTCGCATTCCTGCTCGACCATCGCCACATCTGGACGCGCTCTTCGCGCCAGCACGCGATCCTGCGCGTCCGCAGCGAGGTCGAAGCCGCATGCCGCGATTTCTTCCACGCGCGCGGCTTCGTCCTGTTCGACGCTCCCGTGTTGACGCCCACTTCATGCGAGGGCACCACCAATCTTTTCGAGCTCGATTACTTCGGCGAGCGCAAGGCGTATCTCACGCAGAGCGGACAGCTCTATGCCGAGGCGGGCGCGCTCGCGTTCGGCAAGGTGTACACCTTCGGCCCGACGTTCCGCGCGGAAAAATCGAAGACGCGGCGGCACCTCACCGAGTTCTGGATGGTCGAGCCTGAGGTCGCGTACTTCGAGCTCGATGACGACATGCACCTGGCCGAGGACTTCGTGTCATTCATCGTGCGCCGCGTCCTGGAGCGCCGCGCGACCGAGCTCGCGACGCTCGAGCGCGATATCACCAAACTCAAGCCCGCCGCCGAGACGCCATATCCGCGCATTAGCTACGACGACGCGATCGAGCGCCTGAAGAAAAAAGGCATGACGGTGAAATGGGGCGACGACTTCGGCGGTGACGAGGAAACTGCACTGTCAGAAGAATTCGATCGCCCCGTGATGGTGCATCGCTATCCGACGGTATGCAAAGCCTTCTACATGAAGCAGGATCCCACGCGCACCGACGTCGCGTTGTGTGTCGACATGCTCGCGCCTGAAGGCCATGGCGAGATCATCGGTGGCGGCCAGCGCGAGGACGATTACGAAACGTTGCGCAACAAGATTCTTGCGCAGAACCTGCCGCTCGAGCCGTTCGAATGGTACCTCGATCTGCGCCGCTACGGCTCAGTGCCGCACGCCGGCTTCGGCATGGGCATCGAGCGCATGACGGGATGGTTGTGCGGAATTCATCACATCCGCGAATGCATCCCATTCCCGCGCATGATGGAACGCCTCGAACCCTGA
- a CDS encoding PEGA domain-containing protein produces the protein MGKPKVLVLLMLALVSASCATLLKGHTDEITVISEPAGAKVSVNGDDKGTTPVTFTVPSKEDLNVHVVKDGYRPEDINDPAKTRWGYEAFSFVEWVVPVFIDMGTGAAWGHDQLSLTTHLEPSPQASPGAAAPSVSAQAAPSIEASPVANASPSAEATPSASPLSAANASPDAAATVSSAAQLGAGAVSAK, from the coding sequence ATGGGCAAACCGAAAGTTTTGGTGCTTCTGATGCTTGCGCTGGTTTCGGCCTCCTGCGCAACGCTGCTCAAGGGCCACACCGACGAGATCACCGTGATCAGCGAACCTGCAGGCGCCAAGGTATCCGTCAATGGCGACGATAAAGGCACCACGCCCGTCACCTTCACGGTGCCATCGAAGGAAGACCTGAACGTCCATGTCGTGAAGGACGGCTATCGGCCCGAAGACATCAACGATCCAGCAAAGACGCGATGGGGCTATGAAGCGTTTTCGTTCGTGGAGTGGGTAGTTCCAGTTTTCATCGACATGGGCACAGGGGCCGCTTGGGGGCACGATCAACTTTCGTTGACCACGCATCTGGAGCCCTCCCCCCAGGCAAGCCCGGGAGCTGCGGCGCCGTCCGTCTCCGCGCAGGCCGCGCCCTCGATCGAGGCGTCACCAGTAGCGAATGCTTCGCCGTCTGCGGAAGCCACACCCAGCGCTTCGCCATTGTCTGCCGCGAACGCATCGCCAGACGCAGCCGCGACAGTATCGTCGGCGGCGCAGCTGGGAGCCGGAGCTGTCTCGGCCAAATAG
- the ssb gene encoding single-stranded DNA-binding protein — protein sequence MSLNKVMVIGHLGQDPELRYTPAGLPVANFTVATNEVFVDKEGKRQERAEWHRIVVMGKIALTCNEYLKKGRQVFVEGRLQTREWENNGLSSRRTEIVAARVQFLGTPQGEKAESHQTDDPLLPAEAEIQF from the coding sequence GTGTCGTTAAACAAAGTAATGGTGATCGGGCATCTCGGGCAAGATCCGGAACTCCGCTACACGCCGGCAGGCCTACCGGTCGCGAACTTCACCGTCGCGACTAACGAAGTCTTCGTCGACAAGGAGGGCAAGCGCCAGGAACGCGCCGAATGGCACAGGATCGTCGTCATGGGAAAAATCGCGCTGACCTGCAACGAGTACCTGAAGAAAGGCAGACAGGTATTCGTCGAGGGCCGATTGCAAACCCGCGAATGGGAGAACAACGGGCTGAGCAGTCGACGGACTGAGATAGTCGCCGCACGGGTGCAATTTTTAGGTACACCGCAGGGCGAAAAAGCAGAATCCCATCAGACGGATGACCCACTGCTACCGGCGGAAGCGGAGATTCAATTTTAG
- a CDS encoding CvpA family protein yields MNALDYVIIIAVAIGALHGLRRGALGMVTSVVSLVAGLYLASEYYARAADLAARELGTSPNVSSVIGYIAVFAIVFVVVGFIGGFVSGVLRTIHLGWLDNLAGAVVGGAIVAIICGLAVMLIAAVLPSDAQLLRQSKLAPMVLTYEESLVAMIPDEVKATYERHRDDLMRYWIDTALKAREATPTPTASPSPSH; encoded by the coding sequence ATGAACGCGCTCGACTACGTCATCATCATCGCCGTTGCGATCGGCGCGCTGCACGGGCTGCGTCGCGGCGCGCTCGGGATGGTCACTTCGGTGGTGTCGCTCGTCGCGGGGCTCTACCTCGCCTCGGAATATTATGCGCGCGCGGCGGATCTGGCTGCGCGAGAACTCGGAACATCGCCCAACGTCAGCTCGGTGATCGGATACATCGCCGTGTTCGCGATCGTATTTGTTGTGGTGGGCTTCATCGGCGGATTCGTGAGCGGCGTATTGCGCACGATCCATCTCGGATGGCTCGACAACCTCGCCGGCGCCGTCGTTGGCGGCGCGATCGTCGCGATCATATGCGGTCTCGCCGTGATGCTGATCGCGGCCGTGCTGCCGTCAGACGCGCAACTGCTCAGGCAATCGAAACTTGCGCCGATGGTGCTGACCTACGAAGAATCGCTGGTCGCGATGATACCCGACGAGGTCAAGGCGACCTACGAGCGTCATCGCGACGACCTGATGCGATACTGGATCGACACTGCGCTGAAAGCACGCGAGGCGACGCCGACGCCAACCGCGTCGCCGTCGCCATCGCATTGA
- a CDS encoding nitronate monooxygenase, whose protein sequence is MLHTPICDYFGIKYPIVLAGMGGVAMHNVVAAVSNAGGLGVIGAAACTPDQLRDEIRKTRALTDKPFAVDLLAPIPDMMRPHMPVLLEEKVRIFVAGLAVPAEFIQTMHEHGMKVVVMCGKVHHGEKAQEAGADVVVAQGTEAGGHTGEVGMMSLVPQMIRAVKLPVLAAGGIAHGSQIAAALMLGAQGVVIGTRFIATPEAQAAQVYREAIVKARDDSTMRTRCYTGKPCRVIRTEYAREWERDPSKIKPFPQQAAISRQNGVMNFSGEYGEADPNRTFMPTGQGAGLIGEIKPAAEVFADLLRETEETLRGAQSLLAESSRPQHSAAPSPR, encoded by the coding sequence ATGCTGCATACGCCGATTTGCGACTACTTCGGTATCAAATATCCAATCGTGCTGGCCGGGATGGGCGGCGTCGCGATGCACAACGTCGTCGCCGCAGTCTCCAACGCCGGAGGCCTTGGCGTGATCGGCGCCGCCGCATGCACGCCCGACCAGTTGCGCGACGAAATCCGCAAGACCCGCGCGCTCACCGACAAGCCCTTCGCCGTCGATCTGCTCGCGCCGATTCCCGACATGATGCGGCCGCATATGCCAGTGCTGCTCGAAGAGAAGGTCCGAATCTTCGTCGCCGGGCTCGCTGTGCCTGCGGAGTTTATCCAAACGATGCACGAGCACGGCATGAAAGTCGTCGTCATGTGCGGCAAGGTTCATCATGGCGAGAAGGCCCAGGAGGCCGGCGCGGACGTCGTCGTCGCGCAGGGCACCGAGGCGGGCGGCCATACCGGTGAAGTTGGCATGATGTCGCTCGTGCCGCAGATGATCCGTGCGGTGAAGCTCCCCGTGCTGGCCGCGGGCGGTATCGCGCATGGCAGCCAGATCGCGGCGGCGCTGATGCTTGGCGCGCAGGGCGTCGTGATCGGCACGCGCTTCATCGCAACGCCCGAGGCGCAGGCCGCGCAGGTGTATCGCGAAGCGATCGTCAAGGCGCGCGACGACTCGACGATGCGGACGCGATGCTATACCGGCAAACCGTGTCGCGTAATCCGCACCGAATACGCGCGCGAATGGGAACGCGATCCGTCGAAGATTAAACCCTTCCCGCAGCAGGCAGCAATCTCCCGCCAGAACGGCGTCATGAACTTCTCCGGCGAATACGGCGAGGCCGATCCGAACCGCACTTTCATGCCGACCGGGCAAGGCGCGGGATTGATCGGCGAGATCAAGCCCGCCGCAGAGGTGTTCGCTGACCTGTTACGCGAGACGGAGGAGACTCTGCGCGGTGCGCAATCGCTCCTGGCGGAATCGTCGCGCCCGCAGCATTCGGCGGCGCCTTCCCCACGCTGA
- a CDS encoding PEGA domain-containing protein produces MRKSVVAILILPGLLSSCATILKGRTEEITVISYPAGAKVLVNGDEKGVTPLEVKVPSKADLNVYVTKEGYRPADLNDPATTRWGYEAFSFACGVLPVFGDLGTGAAWGHDHLMLTTHLKPGAQARAEAAAKDASEEPEPLPEGSPYAEVKPEVPAAPAAKASPGAQQSPTAVSTAAVPTRGSSQPGGGTGPAAQ; encoded by the coding sequence GTGAGAAAATCAGTAGTCGCAATCCTGATCCTGCCGGGCCTCTTGTCATCGTGCGCGACGATTCTAAAGGGTCGCACCGAAGAGATAACCGTCATCAGCTATCCAGCCGGCGCGAAAGTCCTGGTCAATGGCGACGAAAAAGGCGTGACCCCACTGGAAGTCAAAGTGCCGTCGAAGGCCGACTTGAACGTTTACGTCACGAAAGAAGGTTATCGGCCAGCAGATCTGAACGATCCGGCGACGACGCGCTGGGGCTACGAAGCTTTTTCCTTTGCTTGCGGCGTGCTTCCCGTGTTCGGTGATCTGGGCACAGGTGCGGCGTGGGGCCACGACCATTTGATGCTGACCACCCATCTCAAACCGGGGGCTCAGGCACGCGCGGAAGCAGCTGCGAAGGACGCGTCCGAGGAGCCCGAGCCACTACCGGAGGGCTCACCATATGCGGAAGTGAAGCCCGAAGTGCCAGCGGCGCCCGCCGCGAAGGCGTCGCCCGGCGCGCAGCAGTCACCCACCGCGGTATCGACCGCCGCGGTGCCAACGCGAGGCTCGTCGCAACCGGGCGGTGGCACAGGGCCCGCCGCGCAGTAG
- the trxA gene encoding thioredoxin yields the protein MASEKVVHVTDATFEQEVLKSDKPVLIDFWAPWCAPCRAIAPSIDELATEYDGRLKVVKINVDDNPQTPARFGVRGIPNLIIVKGGQVKEQIVGAVPKNTLVRAVDGAIVA from the coding sequence ATGGCGAGCGAAAAAGTTGTTCACGTGACCGATGCCACTTTCGAACAGGAAGTGCTCAAGTCCGATAAGCCGGTTTTGATCGATTTCTGGGCGCCGTGGTGTGCGCCTTGCCGCGCTATTGCTCCTTCGATCGATGAACTCGCGACCGAATATGATGGCCGCCTCAAAGTCGTGAAGATCAATGTTGACGACAATCCGCAGACCCCGGCTCGCTTCGGCGTCCGCGGCATTCCGAATCTGATCATCGTCAAGGGCGGTCAGGTGAAGGAACAGATCGTCGGCGCCGTTCCGAAGAACACGCTGGTCCGCGCCGTTGATGGCGCGATCGTCGCGTAA
- a CDS encoding response regulator, with protein sequence MTDRQVSVLLVEDNPGDVRLIREAFRSLQIAPNLRVASDGVDAIEYLRTNGPTRPRPDLIILDLSLPRKSGLEVLAEIKATPEIRQIPVLILSSSAADSDVHKSYDLHANSYIVKPADLSQVLNVIKAVSDFWMTTVRLPSMGAPR encoded by the coding sequence ATGACTGATCGACAGGTAAGTGTTCTGCTGGTCGAAGATAATCCTGGTGATGTGCGCCTGATCCGCGAAGCCTTCCGCAGCCTGCAAATCGCCCCAAACCTTCGTGTGGCGTCTGACGGTGTCGATGCGATCGAGTATCTGCGCACGAACGGACCGACGAGGCCGCGACCGGATCTGATCATCCTGGATCTGAGCCTGCCGCGAAAATCCGGCCTCGAAGTTTTGGCCGAGATAAAAGCCACACCCGAGATCCGGCAGATTCCGGTGCTGATTCTGTCGAGCTCGGCCGCCGATTCTGACGTGCACAAAAGTTACGATCTGCACGCGAACTCATACATCGTAAAGCCCGCCGACCTGTCGCAGGTGCTCAACGTAATCAAAGCAGTCTCCGACTTCTGGATGACCACGGTCCGCCTGCCGAGTATGGGCGCCCCGAGATAA